In Methanobacterium aggregans, the genomic stretch CTCGAGCTTGCCTATGTTAAGCACTTCGGAAAGAGAAATCTAATGATCCTTGATGAAGCCCACAACATCGAGGACAAGCTCATGCGCAGAATGGAACTGAACATCTACAACAGAAGCCTGCGTAACGATATTAAAAAGAGCATACCTCAGAACATGATGGGTTACGACGATCCGAAGGACTGGACAGCTTTCATTCAGTCCATATATGGTTCTTACAAGGACATGGGACTTAAAGAACTGCCTAAAAACAAGGCAGACAGGATCAACAGGACAAAGGGTAGGCTCAGCGAGCTCATGAACAACCTGGAGGCCCATCCAGAAAACTGGGTGGTTGACACAAGTCCCGGTGCTGTTTCCTTCAAACCACTGAAGGTGGATGTCTACGCCAATGAAAGACTGTTCCAGTACGCCGATACTTGCATCTTCATGAGTGCAACCATCCTGGATCATGACCTCTTCTGCAGATGGCTTGGAATAGACCCTAAAGAGGTTTACTACCTCCGGATAAAGAGCACCTTCCCTGTGACTTCAAGGCCGGTTCACATCAAAAGTGTTGGGCCCCTTTCACAGCGAGCAATAAGAAGAACAGCCCCTAAAACCATTCCAATACTTGAAAAAATACTTGAACACCATCACAGGGAAAAGGGACTTATACACACCCACAACTACAAGTGTCAGGAGTACATCATGAAACATTTGCAGGACAAACGCCTAATGAACCATGACAGTAAAAACAGGGAGTACAAACTCCATGAATTCGAGAAAAGCAAGGATCCCCTTGTGCTTGTGAGTCCATCAATGAGCGAGGGAGTGGACCTGCCCTATGAGAAGTGCCAGTTCCAGGTGATCTACAAGGTGCCCTTCCCATACCTTGGTGACAGGCAGATAAAAAAACGTAAGGACATGGATCCCAAGTGGTACGCCTACAAAACCGTTATGACCCTCATACAGGCCTACGGTAGGGGAATGCGTGCCGAGGACGATTACTGTGAAACCTACGTCCTCGATGGAAACATAAAAATGCTTTTCAGAAACAAGTTGTACAAATCCCTGGTACCTGAATTCTTCAGCGAAGCCATAGAAAGGGATTGAAACAATTTAAAATCTTTTTTAAAGATTTAAATCATTGCACTGAAAAATCAAGATTATAATTTGAATAAAAGAATTAAAATAAAAATTTTTAATCTAAACTATAACAGAGCCATAAAAGTTTTGAAACTTCGGTTATTCAGTTTTATAAGAATTATTCCCATTTAGCCCGCCATTCCTTCTTCTTCTCAGGGGACATCCAGTGGCTACCGTCACAGAAGGGTTTGTTATCGGATTTTCCACACTGACACAGGGTTACCCTGTTTCTGATTTCATAGACATGACCATCCTCAGATTCTACCGGAATTCCTCCCCTGACCCATATTGGACCTTCACAGTCCTTCTGAGGGTCATGAACCATTACTATGGATGGTTCAAATTCTGGTTCAATTGTTTCACCTGTTCCTTTATCCACCAGAACCAGCCTGCCGGATGGGCAGCTTTCAGCCTCTTCAACTGCAATTTCTCTGGAATTGGGGTTGTCGGATTCTGCAACAAGTTTTCTTATGCCTCCCTCCCTCATACAGAAGCGTGAATGATCGCAGAGGGACCATACATCCAGCAACTTCAGGGTTGGACCCTCTGTTTCCACAGCCTCGTCAATGTAATGTTTTCTACTGGCAGTTTCAGTGCCATTGAATCCTGCCGTAACATGATTGCCGTCACAGAATGGCTTGTTCTTTGACTGTCCACAACGGCAGAGGGTGTAGGTCTCTCCACATGGAACTTCCTCCTTGGAACACCACTGGTAAGAATTCCCATCTTCATCTGTACCTATAGCCATCCTGTAGAGTGGTACTCCACCTGAAACTATGTATGGACCGTTTTTTAGTATTCTGATCCTGAATTTTGGTAGTTCATCTTCAGATTCCATGGAATGATCTATGGGAAGTTAAAATTAATAAATTTTTATAAAGAGAAATACCCTTGAAAATAGCATTAAATAAAAATTAGCGGACCTGGGGGGATTTGAACCCCCGACCTTGGGATCCGAAGTCCCACGTCATATTCCTGGCTAGACTACAGGCCCATGAAAATGTATCTCATTTAGAATCAATTAGGTGTAATTCAAATATAACTCTGTTCACTCATAAAGTTTTTGGGAAATGAAAAAAATTAGGGTGTTATTTCAGTTCCTTGAATATTCACTGAAACATGGTATGCAAACTATCTCACCATTTTCAACTCGGGCCCTGTGCTCTGCAACCATCTCCCCACACTTTGCACAGCGAACTGACCTGAATATTCTGGCTTCCTCTGGAAATTCTGTTTCAACCTTCTCAACCTTGAAGAGTTCCTCTGCTGGTGCTGTGAGTATCTTATCTGTTATTTCATCCTTTATCCTTTCAAAATCTTTTTTATCTTCTTGAGTTGCGCCTTCAGAGAAGACCTTCTGCCTTGCAGCTGCAAATTCAGGATCCCATGCTTCAATACTGTCTTTAAGGGATATTCTGACGGCTTCACCTGTTTTTCTGTTCATGAATGTGTATACTTGTTTACCGTGGTCCTTGAATATTAGGTTACCTTTGCCCATTGTACAGCCCGTAACAACCTGAATTGCGTCAACGCTGCAGCTGTCGTTTTCAACAACTGCTAAAAGCTCTTCATCAACTGCACGGGGAGATATCAAGTTTTGGATTGCTATTTCTGCCACACGGTAGCCTATGGCAGAACCTGGGCACACATGGCCGTGGAACTTGGTTACCTCTGAGAATGGGATTATTTTGACTGTTTTTTCCATCTTTTATCACCAACTATTTCTAAGTTTTAGAGATTATATCATATTATGTCTTATAAATCTGGTGTAAAAAACAAGGCAGAAATTTTATTTTACAAAGGGAAGTTGTTAATCAATTTTTCTTTAATTTTAAAAAAAATGAAATAAAGGTTTGATATGTGCTTAAACAGTTTTTAAATCCTGATTTTCTTCTATTTCGGGGTTGTAATCAGTTTCATCTTCAGGGTTGGCTTTGAAGTAGCCTTCAAGGTACATAAGCCCGCTGAATCTGCTTCTTGCCATGCCGGAGTAAACACTGAAGATTATGTACAGAATTCCGCCTACAACCAGTCCAGCCATTCCAAAAATCCGTGACCACAGATTTACATTGAAAAAGATGCCTATAATACCAAGAATTATGAAGAAAACGAAGACGTATGCAAAGTAGGTTAACGAGCCTATTCCTTTGATGTATCTAAATATAGTGCTAAATTCAAATGCAGCACCAAAACGTTCTGAATGTGCCATATTAGCTACAGCCATGATGTAAACCATAGCAACCAGTATGTTAAGTATCAAACCAACCAACAACAAAAGCAAATAAACTGCAGTTTGGGAGCTTCCAGATCGTGCTGAAAAGCCTATACCAACCAAAGATAGGATTATAAGCGCGAGGGGAACTATGAAATAAAGTATGTTGGATACTATGTACTTCAAACCATCTGAAAACATCTTGCTCCACTCATCAAATACAGGAAGCTCATCTGAACCATAAATAGTTTGCTCCACTATTCTAAGAAGGTATCCCCATGCCAGAAAAGCAGGAATAATCAAAATACTTCCTATTAATAACGCTAAAAGCCCCAAAAATCTTCCCAAGTTGGAAAGAGGATATTTCAGGGAGTCTGAAATTATTTCATCGATACTTATTCTAAAACCTCCATTCCAATTTTACTTATGAGGATATGGCTTGGAGAGATATAAGTATTACTATTTGTGCCTGTAGGAAATAAGATAGTTATTAAAGGGTTTGGGGAGAATTTATTCATGAGAATCAACCATCATGTAGATCCAATAGGATCATCATTCAAATCAGGAGATTAAAATGCTTGCCAAAAGAATCATACCATGTTTAGACTGCGACCTCCAGGTCCCCCACGGCCGTGTGGTCAAGGGAGTGGAATTCAAAGAGATACGCTATGCCGGAGAACCTGTGGAACTTGCAACCCAATACTACGAGGACGGTGCAGATGAAATAGTGTTCCTGGACATAACAGCATCACACGAACGCAGGGAAACCATGGCAGACGTTATAAAGGCCACAACAGAGAACGTTTTCGTGCCAATCTGTGTGGGCGGGGGAATTAGGAAACCAGAGGACTACGTGAACATGCTCAGGGCAGGTGCAGATAAATGCTCAACCAACACGGCTGCAATCCACAATCCCGACCTTATAAATGAGGCTTCAAAGGTGGTTGGAAGCCAGGCTTGTGTCATAGGCATAGATGCTAAGAGGCGTTACGTTTCAGATCCAAAGGATGCGCTGGACAAGACGGTTATTGAAACTGAGAAGGGTTACTGCTGGTTCGACTGCAGCATCTACGGTGGAAGGGAATTCACGGGAATAGATGCCCTGAAGTGGGCAGCTGAATGCCAGGAAAGGGGGGCTGGAGAGATCCTCCTAACCTCAATGGACAGGGACGGTACCAAGGACGGCTACGACCTGGAGCTGACGCGTGCAATGAGCGAAAACCTGGACATACCTGTAATTGCGTCGGGTGGTGTAGGTAATCCCGAACATATCTACGAATCATTCACCAAGGGTAAAGCAGATGCCGCACTTGCTGCAAGCATCTTCCACTTCAAAGAGTATCCTGTGTACGTGGTGAAGGAGTTCTTGAAGGAGAAGGGTGTTGAGGTTAGGGTGTGAAAAACCTGATTTTATTTAAAAAAATTTTTATATTTCCAAATTCTCTATAAACGTAAAATCTCATCAATCTTAATAAGTCTAAAATCCAAAAAATAAACAAGTGACTTTCAGGGGACCATAAATTGGTAAAACGAAAACACATCTTTCTTGATGAAACAACAAAAATAGCAAGAATGGAGAATAAGATAAAGAAATACGAGAAGTTCAAGCCCTACGATCAGAAAACTGTAGAGGAGGACTTCCGCCAGCAGGAAAAAATGGCCCAGCTGAGCATAGTGGCCAGTAACTTCATGATGACAGGCCACAGCCCCACACTGGTTTTAACCAAAAGGGAAGAAGGGGACGAAGTTCTCCTACCAGTGGGTGGAGGTCAGAAAGACCGGGCCAAAGAGATCATATCCAAGGTTGACTTCAGGAAGCTCTACCGTGCAGGTAAGGGCAGAAAATCCGACCCCATGATGATCATAACTGCCATCTGCATGTACGTTATGAGGCAGGACAACCCCAGAAGAGGGGACATAAAATATTCCAACGATTTTATCAGGAAAGTTGGAGTAA encodes the following:
- a CDS encoding helicase C-terminal domain-containing protein, which encodes MENGFFCEKCGMIKARCICPKNGFKGAEKSSPKNNNVSELRKLYPDVDDEIIENFPFSEPRHNQFDIISRISDAIDEGYRYIVLEAGTGTGKSAIATTLARIYEPAYILTMTKQLQSQYAEEFGYPMVKGRGNFSCKDAGLVDTCDIGTCQTVPNSQNFACKFGITKSQYEEGPFAFEDAYGTPIHFRSADQCNYWRQKARAVESSITLMNYDYALLELAYVKHFGKRNLMILDEAHNIEDKLMRRMELNIYNRSLRNDIKKSIPQNMMGYDDPKDWTAFIQSIYGSYKDMGLKELPKNKADRINRTKGRLSELMNNLEAHPENWVVDTSPGAVSFKPLKVDVYANERLFQYADTCIFMSATILDHDLFCRWLGIDPKEVYYLRIKSTFPVTSRPVHIKSVGPLSQRAIRRTAPKTIPILEKILEHHHREKGLIHTHNYKCQEYIMKHLQDKRLMNHDSKNREYKLHEFEKSKDPLVLVSPSMSEGVDLPYEKCQFQVIYKVPFPYLGDRQIKKRKDMDPKWYAYKTVMTLIQAYGRGMRAEDDYCETYVLDGNIKMLFRNKLYKSLVPEFFSEAIERD
- a CDS encoding CDGSH iron-sulfur domain-containing protein, which encodes MESEDELPKFRIRILKNGPYIVSGGVPLYRMAIGTDEDGNSYQWCSKEEVPCGETYTLCRCGQSKNKPFCDGNHVTAGFNGTETASRKHYIDEAVETEGPTLKLLDVWSLCDHSRFCMREGGIRKLVAESDNPNSREIAVEEAESCPSGRLVLVDKGTGETIEPEFEPSIVMVHDPQKDCEGPIWVRGGIPVESEDGHVYEIRNRVTLCQCGKSDNKPFCDGSHWMSPEKKKEWRAKWE
- a CDS encoding FmdE family protein, whose product is MEKTVKIIPFSEVTKFHGHVCPGSAIGYRVAEIAIQNLISPRAVDEELLAVVENDSCSVDAIQVVTGCTMGKGNLIFKDHGKQVYTFMNRKTGEAVRISLKDSIEAWDPEFAAARQKVFSEGATQEDKKDFERIKDEITDKILTAPAEELFKVEKVETEFPEEARIFRSVRCAKCGEMVAEHRARVENGEIVCIPCFSEYSRN
- a CDS encoding DUF4013 domain-containing protein; translated protein: MIIPAFLAWGYLLRIVEQTIYGSDELPVFDEWSKMFSDGLKYIVSNILYFIVPLALIILSLVGIGFSARSGSSQTAVYLLLLLVGLILNILVAMVYIMAVANMAHSERFGAAFEFSTIFRYIKGIGSLTYFAYVFVFFIILGIIGIFFNVNLWSRIFGMAGLVVGGILYIIFSVYSGMARSRFSGLMYLEGYFKANPEDETDYNPEIEENQDLKTV
- the hisF gene encoding imidazole glycerol phosphate synthase subunit HisF → MLAKRIIPCLDCDLQVPHGRVVKGVEFKEIRYAGEPVELATQYYEDGADEIVFLDITASHERRETMADVIKATTENVFVPICVGGGIRKPEDYVNMLRAGADKCSTNTAAIHNPDLINEASKVVGSQACVIGIDAKRRYVSDPKDALDKTVIETEKGYCWFDCSIYGGREFTGIDALKWAAECQERGAGEILLTSMDRDGTKDGYDLELTRAMSENLDIPVIASGGVGNPEHIYESFTKGKADAALAASIFHFKEYPVYVVKEFLKEKGVEVRV